The stretch of DNA GCATCCGACTCGGCGGATTCGATCGAGAGCACCTCGGGGCGAACGGAGAGCGTCACCGCGTCGCCCGCGGAGAGCGCCTCCGGGCGTCCCGTCGGGAGGACGATCGTCCGACCCAGTTCGGTCTCGACGTGAACCGAGTCGCCCGTCGTCCGCTCGACCTCGCCGTCGACGAAGTTCGTGTCACCGAGGAATCCCTCGATGAACCGGTTCTTCGGGTTCTCGTAGACCTCGTCCGGTTTGCCGACCTGAACCAGGTTCCCGTCGGCCATGATGCCGATCCGATCGGCGAGCGTGAACGCTTCGTCCTGGTCGTGGGTCACGTGGACGAACGTCTCCTCGAGTTCCGCGTGGATCTCGCGGAGTTCGATCTGCATGTCCTCGCTGAGCCGCTTGTCGAGGTTCGACAGCGGCTCGTCGAGCAACAGCACGTCGGGGTTGACCGCGAGGGCCCGCGCGAGCGCAACGCGCTGTTTCTGCCCGCCGCTCAGGTTCATCGGGTCGTCGTCGGCGTGGGCCGTCATTCGAACGCGCTCGAGCATCTCTCGTGCCCGATCGCGGCGCTCGTCCTTCTCGACGCCTTGCATCTTCAGCCCGAAGGCGACGTTCTCGAGGACCGTCTTGTGGGGGAACAGCGCCCAGTCCTGGAACACCGTCGCGGTGGTGCGTTCGTAGGCGGGGCGATCGGTCACGTCCGTCTCGTCGATGTGAATCCGGCCGTCGGTCGGCGTCTCGAGCCCGGCGAGCATCCGCAGCGTCGTGGACTTGCCGCTGCCGCTGGGCCCGAGCAGGCACAGTAGTTCGCCGTCGTCGATCGTCACCGAGACGTCCTCGACGGCGAGCTCGTCTC from Natrinema salaciae encodes:
- a CDS encoding ABC transporter ATP-binding protein, coding for MSEITLDGLEKRYGDELAVEDVSVTIDDGELLCLLGPSGSGKSTTLRMLAGLETPTDGRIHIDETDVTDRPAYERTTATVFQDWALFPHKTVLENVAFGLKMQGVEKDERRDRAREMLERVRMTAHADDDPMNLSGGQKQRVALARALAVNPDVLLLDEPLSNLDKRLSEDMQIELREIHAELEETFVHVTHDQDEAFTLADRIGIMADGNLVQVGKPDEVYENPKNRFIEGFLGDTNFVDGEVERTTGDSVHVETELGRTIVLPTGRPEALSAGDAVTLSVRPEVLSIESAESDASSEQRGQPVRTDGSTTNAVVGTVENVLYRGSTVRYSVAVDGTSVFVERTVSDSGAFDAGDEIRIDWDGADVLAFRDDGSRVDL